One genomic segment of Deltaproteobacteria bacterium includes these proteins:
- a CDS encoding glycosyltransferase family 4 protein yields MDKMPCVGILREKNINPWEIQNYIPLRDKMDIVLFMPNDNGFDITGIDLPVYNLNKLSETTYNVFHPVKYIKRAFSSHFEKVFYYPNEIEKKANTLNILHTVDLKARMTYTGAYLKGKHGFKLIVTVWENIPFLYKNKPRWQKMRSFILQHADGIIAVTQGAKEALLIEGVPEHKITLIHYGIDVNAFKPLEREAIYSDRFRIKDKERIILFIGRLVPEKGIYQLLFAARYLLSGDMGFPVKLFIVGTGRERDLITQLIREWGLEEKIVLIPYIPYHELPHLYNLADIFVLPSFPTSEWQEQFGMVLLEAMASGKAIVGSTSGAIPEVLGDAGLLVPSGDWIALANVLKRLLEDETLRNKLGAKAADLAKEKYDSRKIAQQIYLFYKKFI; encoded by the coding sequence ATGGATAAAATGCCCTGTGTCGGGATTTTGAGGGAGAAAAATATCAATCCATGGGAAATTCAGAATTACATTCCCTTAAGGGATAAGATGGATATTGTATTGTTTATGCCCAATGATAATGGTTTTGATATTACGGGTATTGATCTACCGGTATATAACCTTAATAAACTTTCAGAGACCACGTACAATGTTTTTCATCCGGTTAAGTATATTAAACGGGCTTTCAGCTCACACTTCGAAAAGGTTTTTTATTATCCAAACGAGATAGAGAAGAAGGCCAATACTCTTAACATACTTCATACCGTTGATTTAAAAGCAAGGATGACCTACACAGGCGCATATCTAAAGGGGAAACACGGGTTCAAGTTGATCGTCACGGTATGGGAAAATATTCCATTCCTGTATAAAAATAAGCCCCGCTGGCAGAAAATGAGATCATTTATACTTCAACACGCCGATGGTATTATTGCTGTAACGCAGGGTGCCAAAGAGGCACTTCTGATTGAGGGGGTACCGGAGCATAAAATTACTCTGATACACTATGGAATAGATGTGAATGCATTTAAGCCTTTGGAAAGAGAAGCGATATATTCCGATCGATTCCGCATAAAAGATAAAGAAAGGATCATACTTTTTATTGGAAGACTTGTTCCCGAAAAGGGTATTTATCAATTACTCTTTGCAGCAAGATACCTTTTATCAGGAGATATGGGTTTTCCAGTCAAATTGTTTATAGTGGGAACAGGCAGAGAACGGGATCTCATAACACAACTTATCAGGGAATGGGGGCTGGAAGAAAAGATCGTTCTTATTCCATACATACCTTATCACGAACTTCCACACCTCTATAATCTTGCCGATATATTTGTGCTTCCAAGCTTTCCCACAAGTGAATGGCAAGAGCAATTCGGTATGGTTTTGCTTGAGGCAATGGCAAGCGGGAAGGCAATTGTCGGTTCAACTTCGGGTGCAATTCCGGAGGTGTTGGGTGATGCCGGTTTACTCGTTCCTTCCGGTGATTGGATAGCCCTTGCCAATGTATTAAAAAGACTTTTAGAGGACGAAACGCTGCGGAATAAATTAGGTGCTAAGGCAGCAGATCTTGCAAAAGAAAAATACGATTCTCGGAAAATCGCACAACAAATCTATCTCTTTTATAAAAAGTTCATCTAA
- a CDS encoding metallophosphoesterase, with protein MKKAIKLVVSDLHLGRGPTFDDGIKNPYEDFWFDGSFAEFVEYYTAGQYRDFNVELIINGDFVNLLQPDILIDGVTITEPDSMLMLQRVLNGHAVFFETLKQFMNQPEHQLSFIIGNHDQGFLWYRIEALLKNEISERIMFYPRSRSFDGIYIEHGNHYDMLNGFDVKEYSEKDFEGRRVLNIPWGSYFVMTFIYPRKKKIPYLDKIKPLRKYIRWGLLFDTVNTLKIVSRMVLFYFRNRFHRDPQRRKKFSINIEHIMESLRLNSLTEVAISILRHTNYRVVIFGHSHKAMHIELEGKEYINTGTWTEMINMNIENLGRHTRLNYALIDYRVNPVGVTLREWHGKHKIEEVSSF; from the coding sequence ATGAAGAAAGCCATAAAACTTGTTGTGAGTGATTTACATCTCGGGAGGGGACCCACGTTTGATGACGGTATAAAAAATCCGTATGAGGATTTCTGGTTTGATGGAAGCTTCGCAGAATTCGTAGAATATTACACCGCAGGGCAGTACAGGGATTTTAATGTTGAACTTATAATCAACGGCGATTTTGTTAATCTTCTTCAGCCTGATATACTTATTGACGGTGTTACAATCACGGAACCCGACAGCATGCTTATGCTGCAGAGGGTCCTCAATGGCCACGCCGTATTTTTTGAAACGCTTAAACAATTCATGAACCAGCCGGAACATCAGCTCAGCTTTATAATAGGAAATCATGATCAGGGATTTTTGTGGTATAGGATAGAAGCATTATTAAAAAATGAGATTTCAGAGAGGATTATGTTTTATCCGCGTTCCAGAAGCTTCGATGGTATATACATAGAACATGGGAATCATTACGATATGCTGAATGGCTTTGATGTTAAGGAATATTCAGAAAAGGACTTTGAAGGCAGACGCGTTCTTAATATACCATGGGGCAGCTATTTTGTCATGACCTTTATTTATCCGAGGAAGAAAAAAATACCATATCTTGATAAGATTAAACCATTAAGAAAATATATAAGATGGGGGCTTTTATTCGATACGGTGAATACACTCAAGATCGTATCTCGGATGGTACTCTTCTATTTTAGAAACAGGTTTCACAGGGATCCGCAGAGAAGAAAAAAATTTAGTATCAACATTGAACACATAATGGAATCTCTAAGATTAAATTCGTTGACAGAAGTTGCGATATCCATTCTCAGGCACACAAACTACAGGGTTGTTATATTTGGACACAGCCATAAAGCAATGCACATAGAATTAGAAGGCAAAGAATATATCAACACGGGCACATGGACAGAAATGATAAATATGAATATTGAAAACCTCGGCAGGCATACAAGACTTAATTATGCGTTGATTGATTATAGAGTGAATCCTGTCGGCGTAACTTTACGGGAATGGCATGGTAAACATAAAATAGAAGAGGTTTCATCATTTTAA
- a CDS encoding glycosyltransferase family 2 protein: MGTSIVITSWNGKERLKISLPSIMHAWESHPEVIREIIVVDDASSDDTEEFLRLQFPQIRMIKNKQNRGFIYSSNKGVHEAREDIAVLLNNDVTVSNNFLDAVIPNFDDSSVFAVTFRSLGDDEKTFREGGKSMVFSLGFPHIRHALRHQAENNKYSLYAVGGHCAVRKQMFLALGGFDELFHPGYWEDVDISWRAWKNGWKVLYEPESVVYHKEISTMKTSFKRFTLKTIKARNRLLFIWKNISSPFLMSEHIFFLVIRTVTSIITLDIYFYPALFSALRLLPLVFKRRKTEEFNGNMSDRTTIRIGRD, from the coding sequence ATGGGGACAAGCATCGTAATAACGAGCTGGAACGGGAAGGAAAGACTGAAAATATCACTTCCTTCCATAATGCACGCATGGGAAAGCCACCCGGAAGTTATTCGTGAAATAATAGTTGTTGATGATGCTTCCAGTGATGATACGGAAGAGTTTCTGCGATTGCAATTCCCACAGATTAGAATGATTAAAAATAAACAAAACCGTGGTTTTATTTACTCAAGTAACAAAGGCGTTCATGAGGCTCGGGAAGATATTGCAGTTCTACTCAACAATGATGTGACAGTGAGTAATAATTTTTTAGATGCTGTTATCCCTAATTTTGATGATTCATCCGTATTTGCCGTCACTTTTAGATCTCTGGGAGACGATGAGAAAACCTTCCGGGAAGGTGGAAAGAGCATGGTGTTTTCTTTAGGCTTCCCGCATATTAGACATGCTTTAAGGCATCAAGCGGAGAACAACAAATATTCTTTGTATGCTGTAGGTGGGCACTGCGCAGTAAGAAAACAGATGTTTCTTGCTCTTGGTGGATTTGATGAACTTTTCCATCCAGGCTACTGGGAAGATGTGGACATATCATGGAGGGCATGGAAAAACGGATGGAAGGTGCTTTACGAACCGGAAAGTGTAGTTTATCATAAAGAGATCAGTACAATGAAAACCTCCTTCAAGCGTTTTACACTCAAAACCATTAAAGCGAGGAATCGTTTGCTTTTTATCTGGAAGAATATCAGTTCACCATTTCTTATGTCAGAACATATCTTTTTTCTTGTTATTAGAACCGTTACATCTATAATTACATTGGATATTTATTTTTATCCTGCCTTATTTTCTGCCCTCAGGTTACTGCCCCTTGTTTTTAAAAGGCGAAAAACAGAAGAGTTTAATGGGAATATGTCTGATAGGACTACTATAAGGATTGGAAGGGATTGA
- a CDS encoding response regulator produces the protein MWEGIIKILVVEDEPKSVKLMRDIIKMRAHTIMEANNGVLALRLINEHIPDLIFVDINLPGMDGLTLTKLIKINPRINNIPVVAVTASAMKGDKQRFLQAGYDEYISKPFHVNEIIDILNKYDVDAKKAQRHN, from the coding sequence TTGTGGGAGGGTATAATAAAGATACTTGTTGTAGAGGATGAACCTAAAAGTGTAAAACTTATGAGGGATATCATTAAGATGAGGGCTCACACTATAATGGAGGCAAACAACGGTGTGTTGGCACTAAGGCTTATAAATGAGCATATCCCTGATCTTATATTTGTGGATATAAACCTGCCTGGTATGGATGGACTTACACTGACAAAGCTCATAAAGATAAATCCAAGGATAAATAATATACCTGTTGTTGCAGTTACGGCATCCGCAATGAAAGGTGATAAGCAGAGGTTTTTGCAGGCAGGGTATGATGAATACATAAGTAAGCCGTTTCACGTAAATGAAATTATTGATATTTTGAATAAGTATGATGTTGATGCTAAGAAGGCACAAAGGCATAATTGA
- a CDS encoding FAD-dependent oxidoreductase, whose translation MYDFIIVGAGIAGLELGAMLGQDGYRVLVLEQAQHVGGRAFIHEKDGFILDNGIHLVRFGKKSAIAKVINRIGGNIEFKQLGKSYFVDQNNNFVLFPTSPSGFFKSEMFTIAERLKALFVMLQIKMNKYKDTENLTVSDWMVNEHIQKGLKRYFSLVSGSMLVCPDIAVASLSALTENISKVLKTGISVEYPLHGWAKDIIEPITNKIKQSGEIRVNSKVRSVIIENGRATGVRLSNDNIKANNIIIDVPSQYIDEILDTGLIHDNSLKNASNLVPTAGISIDYALDGIISDIDGLIYFEDPLSFGCFVSSLSSNVAPKDKSLLTWFCPIVHEKIKNDAVVKGYQDRLEKKIESVFPEIKRRAIFKRVLHFDMVDGVELNINQLRQKRINFALNGVENLYFVGDTTSARGAGGDVAHESSIECYEEITGKTVK comes from the coding sequence ATGTATGATTTTATAATAGTTGGTGCAGGGATAGCAGGGCTTGAACTTGGGGCTATGCTTGGTCAGGATGGATATAGAGTGCTTGTGCTTGAGCAGGCACAGCATGTTGGCGGCAGAGCATTTATACATGAGAAGGACGGGTTTATCCTTGATAATGGAATACACCTTGTACGGTTTGGTAAAAAAAGTGCAATCGCAAAGGTAATAAACCGCATCGGCGGTAATATTGAATTTAAACAACTCGGTAAATCATATTTTGTTGATCAGAACAATAACTTTGTTTTATTCCCCACGAGTCCGTCAGGTTTCTTTAAAAGTGAGATGTTTACAATCGCAGAACGGCTTAAGGCTTTGTTCGTCATGCTGCAGATAAAAATGAACAAATATAAGGATACGGAAAATCTTACCGTATCGGATTGGATGGTTAATGAACATATACAAAAAGGATTGAAAAGATATTTTTCACTTGTTTCAGGCTCGATGCTTGTGTGCCCCGATATTGCCGTTGCATCGCTCAGTGCATTAACAGAGAATATAAGTAAGGTTTTAAAAACAGGCATATCTGTAGAATATCCATTACATGGCTGGGCAAAAGATATAATAGAGCCTATTACAAACAAGATAAAACAGAGTGGAGAGATCAGAGTAAACAGCAAGGTTAGATCTGTAATCATTGAGAATGGCAGGGCAACGGGTGTCAGGCTTAGCAATGATAATATAAAGGCAAATAATATTATTATTGATGTCCCATCACAGTATATCGACGAGATACTTGATACAGGTTTAATTCATGATAACAGCTTAAAAAATGCGTCAAACCTTGTTCCTACTGCAGGGATATCAATAGATTATGCGTTAGACGGTATTATAAGTGATATTGATGGATTGATTTATTTTGAAGATCCTTTAAGTTTTGGCTGTTTTGTATCCAGCCTTTCATCAAATGTTGCACCTAAAGATAAATCTTTGTTAACATGGTTTTGCCCAATTGTGCATGAGAAAATAAAGAATGATGCCGTTGTAAAAGGATATCAGGACAGGCTTGAAAAAAAGATAGAGTCCGTATTCCCTGAAATAAAGAGAAGGGCTATATTTAAACGCGTTTTACATTTTGATATGGTTGATGGCGTAGAATTAAATATAAATCAACTGAGACAAAAAAGGATCAATTTTGCATTAAATGGAGTAGAGAATCTTTATTTTGTTGGGGATACTACGTCTGCCCGTGGAGCAGGCGGAGATGTTGCACATGAGTCAAGCATTGAATGCTATGAAGAGATAACCGGTAAAACAGTCAAATGA
- a CDS encoding ATP-binding protein — protein sequence MLQFVYKNIFILALLPVAFLIDVMFLQYQAPCMFKTGDVKFTAGADTTTGVDYLSHFTALHIIDKHGESVHATGKSASLETSGIIILSLILIFVIYSLVVLLYLPMKRLMPLIEDIDKEGFVIDNRVKTGIFSFNILYRIKGIIEHLKHKTKHLESIVEEKNKELQRKEFYINHMHNAVWALDENNNTIDVNPAFTELFGYAKEEMLGKNVFEFFDEKNKDIMRAEFSKRIMRTITTYEINIITKTGKELPILITGVPVIENDKLVGKLGVITDISSIRLTQAEIRQKNVELEKANKAKSEFLANMSHELRTPLNAVIGFSEILLMESMGELNEKQRDYIKSILESGEYLLNLINDILDLSRVESGQMIFEPSEFYIKDVVEQSIAIIKERALKKRINIHVEYDETVTTIYADERKIKQVLYNLLSNAIKFTPSGGNVTVGINMDGRNVLFTVGDTGIGIPKELIPRLFQPFSQLHPEHESIHEGTGLGLTIVKSFIELHGGDVWVESIPAKGSQFYFTIPADIKHGYVKVQSQKLQKTGKCNTAFVIEWDQALSKLIRSYLEDAGLRVESAYDGDEALTRLKRFSPDIIILNPSIPNSKGWHIIKSLRENPAANNIPIVIISSMEESKDALKFGAYAFILIPFDKKVFIEEINKICGRV from the coding sequence TTGCTCCAATTTGTATACAAAAATATCTTTATTTTAGCCTTACTCCCTGTTGCTTTTCTCATAGATGTAATGTTTTTACAGTATCAAGCTCCATGTATGTTTAAAACAGGGGATGTAAAATTCACCGCAGGCGCGGACACGACTACAGGTGTGGATTATTTATCACATTTTACAGCATTACATATCATCGACAAACATGGAGAAAGTGTCCATGCTACAGGCAAGTCAGCGTCTTTAGAAACATCGGGTATTATAATATTATCGCTAATCCTGATATTTGTCATTTATTCTTTGGTTGTTCTGTTATATTTACCCATGAAAAGGCTCATGCCGCTTATAGAAGATATTGATAAAGAAGGCTTTGTAATAGATAACAGAGTAAAAACAGGCATATTCAGTTTTAACATACTATACAGGATTAAAGGCATAATTGAACATTTAAAACATAAGACAAAACATCTTGAATCAATTGTTGAAGAAAAGAATAAAGAGCTCCAGAGGAAAGAATTTTATATAAATCACATGCACAACGCTGTGTGGGCGCTTGATGAAAATAATAACACGATTGATGTAAATCCCGCTTTTACAGAATTGTTCGGTTACGCAAAAGAAGAAATGCTTGGTAAAAATGTCTTTGAATTCTTTGATGAAAAAAATAAAGATATAATGAGGGCTGAATTTAGTAAACGAATAATGAGGACAATAACAACTTACGAGATCAATATTATTACTAAAACCGGTAAAGAACTGCCTATTCTTATAACAGGTGTTCCTGTTATAGAGAATGATAAGCTTGTGGGCAAACTCGGTGTTATTACTGATATCAGCTCCATACGCTTAACGCAGGCAGAGATAAGGCAAAAAAACGTTGAACTCGAGAAGGCTAATAAGGCTAAGTCAGAATTTCTTGCAAATATGTCGCATGAATTAAGAACGCCATTGAATGCTGTTATCGGGTTTTCCGAGATATTGCTTATGGAAAGTATGGGAGAATTGAATGAAAAACAAAGGGATTATATAAAGTCTATTCTCGAATCAGGCGAATACCTGCTTAATCTGATAAATGATATACTCGACCTTTCCAGAGTTGAATCGGGACAGATGATATTTGAACCGTCCGAATTTTATATAAAAGATGTAGTTGAACAGAGTATAGCAATAATAAAGGAACGCGCACTAAAGAAGCGTATAAATATCCATGTAGAATATGATGAGACAGTAACAACTATATATGCAGATGAGAGGAAAATAAAGCAGGTATTATATAATTTGCTCAGCAATGCTATAAAATTTACACCATCCGGCGGCAATGTAACTGTTGGAATAAATATGGATGGTAGAAATGTTTTATTCACTGTAGGAGATACCGGTATAGGGATACCGAAAGAACTCATACCAAGACTTTTTCAGCCGTTCTCCCAGTTGCACCCTGAACATGAATCAATACATGAAGGTACAGGACTTGGGCTTACAATAGTAAAGTCTTTTATAGAGCTTCACGGCGGAGATGTATGGGTTGAAAGCATCCCAGCAAAAGGCAGCCAATTCTACTTTACAATCCCTGCAGATATAAAACATGGATATGTAAAGGTACAATCACAAAAACTACAAAAAACAGGTAAATGTAATACCGCATTTGTAATAGAATGGGATCAAGCATTATCAAAGCTTATAAGAAGTTATCTTGAGGATGCAGGATTAAGGGTAGAGTCTGCTTATGATGGTGACGAGGCTTTAACAAGACTTAAAAGATTTTCGCCTGATATCATAATTCTTAACCCTTCTATTCCGAATAGTAAGGGATGGCATATAATAAAGAGCCTTCGGGAAAATCCAGCTGCAAATAATATACCAATCGTTATTATTTCATCTATGGAGGAGAGTAAGGATGCACTTAAATTTGGTGCATATGCATTTATACTGATACCTTTTGATAAAAAGGTATTTATAGAAGAAATTAATAAGATTTGTGGGAGGGTATAA
- a CDS encoding Trm112 family protein — protein MAISKELLDILACPQCKGDLELEKDEKGLICRRCNLKYTIADDIPVMLVDEAIKLNEQK, from the coding sequence ATGGCTATAAGCAAAGAGCTTCTTGATATACTTGCATGTCCACAGTGCAAGGGTGATCTTGAACTTGAAAAAGATGAAAAGGGCCTTATCTGCCGCAGGTGTAATCTCAAATACACTATTGCGGATGACATACCCGTGATGCTGGTTGATGAGGCAATAAAGCTAAATGAACAAAAATGA
- a CDS encoding hemolysin family protein, which yields MDVSSSFILRLLLIGFFILLNALFAASEIAIIIVKAKGIKKEKNKGKIQDSLQFLVNDTKRLFSTIQIMVTIVGFLSSAVASEWYASPLADYFFLHIGFLNITQWHIVTIIFVTIIISYLFLVLGELFPKAIAVEYADKIALIMAPVINMTSKLLSPFVEFLTLSVNMIGRIFGLKLKGKSSIITQDEIRAIIDTGAKEGVVEPDAKQMLYSILEFSDTMVKEIMIPRVDVTAIEKDTPLDDSLNRMIESGYSRMPIYEKDMDHVLGIVHIKDLLDAKNKGKTLLQILRIASFIPDTMRLDDAIKEFRKRDIQMAVVTDEYGGISGIVTMEDILEELVGEIRDEYDLMEEEPIQHILDGIISLGNVKIADINEAIGVGIDDTKISTIGGFVTSMLGHYPSVGEVYEDEQLRITVIKVKGRIPEKLKVTKKLVEESNMDAF from the coding sequence ATGGATGTATCAAGCTCATTTATATTAAGACTATTGTTAATCGGGTTTTTTATCTTGTTAAATGCCTTATTTGCAGCCTCAGAAATAGCGATAATAATTGTTAAGGCAAAGGGTATTAAAAAGGAAAAAAACAAAGGTAAAATCCAGGATAGTTTACAATTTCTTGTAAATGATACGAAGAGATTATTTTCCACTATTCAGATAATGGTAACAATAGTCGGCTTTCTATCTTCAGCGGTTGCATCAGAATGGTACGCCTCACCGTTAGCTGATTACTTTTTTTTACATATAGGATTCTTGAACATAACTCAATGGCATATCGTTACGATTATTTTCGTTACCATCATTATCTCATACTTATTCCTTGTACTTGGTGAACTTTTCCCTAAAGCTATTGCTGTGGAATATGCCGATAAAATAGCACTTATTATGGCACCAGTTATAAACATGACTTCTAAGCTTCTTTCCCCATTTGTAGAATTTCTGACATTGTCAGTTAATATGATCGGCAGGATATTTGGTTTAAAACTGAAAGGTAAGTCATCAATCATTACACAGGATGAGATACGGGCTATTATAGATACGGGTGCAAAAGAAGGTGTTGTAGAGCCTGACGCAAAACAGATGCTTTATTCTATTTTAGAATTTAGTGATACGATGGTCAAGGAGATCATGATACCGAGAGTTGATGTCACGGCAATAGAAAAGGATACCCCGTTAGATGATTCGTTGAACAGGATGATAGAATCAGGATATTCACGCATGCCCATCTATGAAAAGGACATGGACCATGTTCTTGGTATTGTCCATATAAAAGACCTGCTTGATGCAAAGAATAAAGGAAAAACATTATTGCAGATACTCAGAATTGCTTCTTTTATACCCGATACAATGAGGCTGGACGATGCTATAAAGGAGTTCAGAAAAAGGGACATTCAGATGGCTGTCGTAACGGATGAATACGGAGGTATCTCAGGTATAGTAACCATGGAAGATATACTTGAAGAATTGGTAGGGGAGATAAGGGATGAATACGACCTAATGGAGGAGGAACCCATACAGCATATTCTGGATGGAATAATATCTCTCGGTAATGTGAAGATCGCCGATATCAATGAAGCTATAGGGGTTGGCATAGATGATACAAAGATAAGTACTATCGGAGGGTTTGTAACAAGCATGCTCGGGCATTATCCCTCAGTAGGTGAGGTATACGAGGACGAACAATTGAGAATAACGGTTATAAAAGTTAAAGGCAGGATTCCGGAAAAATTAAAGGTTACAAAAAAACTTGTTGAGGAATCAAATATGGATGCATTTTAA
- a CDS encoding glycosyltransferase family 4 protein: MKVTFILPGFPRKPVGGFRVVYEYANHLAARGHDVYIVHHWAHSKPATVFHSLGSFTTYVKDVLRIRHAIKKWQPLSRQVKVLCVHDITTSSIPDGDAVFATAWQTAESVMQLPGRKGKKFYMVMDFGDYFGPQEELKKTWKFPLKKIAISRWIFNNVAVIAGTENLTYIPLGINHKIFHIKNNTDNRPYHLAMMYAPGYYKAAEDGIAAMEICKIRYPDLKAVVFGNTGSSSRNSQWINYEYRVSNRELVQIYNSSRIFISSSIGEGFAFPSAEAMACGCAVASTDCGGNRDYAEDGVTALLSPPNNPKALADNVLKLLNNEGVRKRISIAGFERIQEFKWYRSAELLENVLLERTRA, from the coding sequence ATGAAAGTTACATTTATATTGCCCGGGTTTCCACGGAAACCCGTCGGAGGTTTCAGGGTTGTTTATGAGTATGCTAATCATCTGGCAGCACGGGGGCATGATGTCTATATTGTGCACCATTGGGCTCATTCAAAACCAGCCACCGTATTTCATTCACTCGGCAGCTTTACCACGTACGTTAAAGATGTACTTAGAATCCGTCATGCGATCAAGAAATGGCAGCCGCTCAGCAGACAGGTTAAGGTACTATGCGTCCACGATATCACGACGAGTTCTATTCCTGACGGCGACGCTGTTTTTGCTACGGCATGGCAAACCGCTGAATCTGTGATGCAGTTACCGGGCAGAAAGGGGAAAAAATTTTACATGGTAATGGATTTTGGCGATTATTTTGGGCCACAAGAGGAATTGAAAAAAACGTGGAAGTTTCCTTTAAAGAAGATAGCAATCTCCCGATGGATTTTTAATAATGTTGCTGTGATTGCGGGTACGGAAAATCTAACCTACATACCTCTTGGTATTAACCATAAAATATTTCATATAAAAAATAACACTGATAACAGACCTTACCACTTAGCGATGATGTATGCGCCGGGTTATTACAAAGCTGCGGAAGACGGTATAGCGGCAATGGAGATCTGCAAAATACGGTATCCTGATTTAAAGGCTGTCGTATTCGGGAATACGGGCTCTTCATCGAGGAACTCACAATGGATAAATTATGAATATAGGGTTAGTAATCGTGAACTTGTACAAATATACAATAGTTCACGGATCTTTATAAGCAGTAGTATAGGCGAGGGGTTTGCATTTCCTTCTGCTGAGGCAATGGCATGCGGGTGTGCGGTAGCATCAACCGATTGCGGCGGCAATAGAGACTATGCGGAGGATGGGGTGACTGCTTTATTATCGCCGCCTAATAACCCTAAAGCTCTGGCAGATAATGTACTGAAGCTCTTAAATAATGAGGGCGTAAGAAAAAGGATTTCTATAGCAGGCTTTGAACGTATACAGGAATTCAAATGGTACAGGAGTGCAGAGTTGTTGGAAAATGTTTTGCTGGAACGCACAAGAGCATAA
- a CDS encoding response regulator, with amino-acid sequence MLLPLGYNIIAVNNGKQAIDKIKTIEPDIALINVLMPEVDGIEVCRLIKADKQTSSVPVIIITALDDTESKISALSAGADEFLTKPIDRSELILRVKNLLKVKQHVDSLNKIISEKTRSLQSTIETLKQGQIKTIYKLSKVVEYMDQNIGNHNERVSRYVMIITNALGISRDEAETISVASCMHDIGKIGVPQSILLKPDSLTTNEFKQVKEHTTIGANILSSAGSKILDLAAEIALTHHERWEGNGYPMGLAGNLIPITGRITAIADVFDALTMKKTYRPAFSVENAIEAINAESGKHFDPELVDVFLKRIKDIIEVTYLLKD; translated from the coding sequence ATACTTTTACCTCTTGGGTATAACATAATAGCGGTAAATAACGGCAAACAGGCGATTGATAAGATTAAAACAATTGAACCTGATATAGCACTTATAAATGTGCTTATGCCTGAAGTAGATGGTATAGAGGTATGCAGGCTAATTAAAGCAGATAAACAAACGTCTTCAGTTCCTGTAATCATAATTACCGCACTCGACGACACAGAATCAAAGATAAGTGCACTTTCTGCAGGTGCAGATGAATTTCTTACAAAACCGATCGATCGTTCCGAGCTGATATTAAGGGTAAAGAATCTTCTGAAAGTAAAACAGCACGTTGACAGCTTAAATAAAATAATAAGCGAGAAAACACGCTCTCTTCAAAGCACAATAGAAACGTTGAAGCAAGGTCAGATAAAAACAATTTATAAGCTGTCGAAGGTAGTTGAATATATGGATCAAAATATAGGCAATCATAATGAAAGGGTTAGCAGATATGTGATGATAATAACCAACGCACTTGGAATATCAAGGGATGAAGCGGAAACCATATCTGTTGCAAGTTGTATGCATGATATTGGTAAAATTGGTGTGCCGCAGTCAATACTTTTAAAGCCTGATAGTCTTACGACAAACGAGTTTAAACAAGTTAAAGAGCATACTACAATAGGTGCTAATATATTAAGCAGTGCAGGCTCAAAGATACTTGATCTTGCTGCTGAGATTGCATTGACACATCATGAGAGATGGGAGGGCAATGGCTATCCCATGGGTTTAGCAGGGAATTTAATACCGATAACAGGGAGGATCACTGCCATTGCAGATGTATTTGATGCTTTAACTATGAAGAAAACATATAGACCCGCATTCTCAGTAGAGAATGCTATTGAGGCTATAAATGCAGAATCAGGTAAACATTTCGATCCGGAGCTTGTTGATGTGTTCTTAAAACGGATCAAAGACATAATTGAAGTAACGTACCTTTTAAAGGACTGA